In one window of Streptomyces sp. FXJ1.172 DNA:
- a CDS encoding ABC transporter permease: MTATVVAPGRRAGTGRVSVARGYRFELVKLVSQWRIRLLVLACWIAPALFVAGVSQQSTLPSDTLFGRWMLSTGWAGPLVILGFSGTWALPLLTSVVAGDVFASEDRLGTWRHLLVAVRSPRRIFAAKALASLTVILLLVTGLAASSTVGGLVAIGNRPLVGLDGHLLSPGDAAGKVLLAWACVLAPTLALAGIGLLGSVALGRSPMGLLLPAVVALAMQLAQMLPLPVAVRLALPSWAFIAWNGLFTSPAQLGPLVIGIVVSLVWAVTATAIAHLLFLRRDFTNLSDDGSARRVLTAGLLPLAGLVAVTVAVVAAVTGATSGSGIRQDKVQRSLATAFAHLYRMQTAQLHRPAVTEAQLESSAACTKGDVQDGAEGAGNDWRCVVSWHLPGTQTAGQAVYQLDITADGRFVADGDGPKEVNGYFLVRTSTGDAPNPLWQFDGNVDLISTSPKG; this comes from the coding sequence ATGACCGCGACCGTCGTCGCCCCCGGCCGCAGGGCCGGCACCGGCCGTGTCTCGGTGGCCCGGGGCTACCGCTTCGAACTCGTCAAACTCGTCTCGCAGTGGCGGATCCGGCTGCTGGTCCTGGCCTGCTGGATCGCCCCGGCGCTCTTCGTCGCCGGAGTGAGCCAGCAGAGCACGCTGCCCTCCGACACCCTCTTCGGCCGCTGGATGCTCTCCACGGGCTGGGCCGGACCCCTGGTGATCCTCGGTTTCTCGGGCACCTGGGCGCTGCCGCTGCTGACGTCCGTGGTCGCCGGTGATGTGTTCGCCTCCGAGGACCGGCTCGGCACCTGGCGTCACCTGCTGGTGGCGGTCCGCTCCCCGCGGCGGATCTTCGCGGCGAAGGCACTGGCATCGCTCACCGTGATCCTGCTGCTCGTGACCGGCCTGGCCGCCTCGAGCACGGTCGGCGGGCTCGTGGCGATCGGCAACCGCCCGCTGGTCGGACTCGACGGCCATCTGCTCTCCCCGGGGGACGCCGCCGGCAAGGTCCTGCTCGCCTGGGCCTGTGTGCTGGCCCCGACCCTGGCCCTCGCCGGGATCGGGCTCCTCGGGTCCGTCGCGCTGGGGCGGTCCCCGATGGGACTGCTGCTGCCCGCGGTCGTCGCGCTCGCGATGCAGCTCGCCCAGATGCTGCCGCTGCCCGTCGCTGTCCGACTCGCCCTGCCCAGCTGGGCGTTCATCGCCTGGAACGGCCTGTTCACCAGCCCCGCCCAGCTCGGGCCGCTCGTCATCGGCATCGTGGTCAGCCTGGTGTGGGCCGTGACCGCGACGGCCATCGCCCATCTGCTCTTCCTGCGGCGCGACTTCACCAACCTGTCGGACGACGGATCGGCGCGCCGCGTGCTCACCGCCGGGCTGCTGCCGCTCGCCGGGCTGGTCGCCGTCACGGTCGCGGTCGTCGCCGCGGTGACCGGTGCGACCAGCGGCTCCGGGATCCGGCAGGACAAGGTGCAGCGCTCGCTCGCGACGGCCTTCGCCCACCTCTACCGGATGCAGACCGCTCAGCTCCACCGGCCCGCCGTCACCGAGGCGCAGCTGGAGTCCTCGGCGGCCTGTACCAAGGGTGATGTGCAGGACGGCGCCGAGGGCGCGGGCAACGACTGGCGGTGCGTCGTCTCCTGGCACCTGCCCGGCACCCAGACCGCGGGGCAGGCCGTCTACCAGCTCGACATCACCGCGGACGGGCGGTTCGTGGCCGACGGCGACGGACCGAAGGAAGTGAACGGCTACTTCCTGGTGCGCACTTCGACCGGAGACGCGCCGAACCCCCTCTGGCAGTTCGACGGCAACGTCGACCTGATCTCCACCTCCCCGAAGGGATGA
- a CDS encoding alpha/beta hydrolase, which produces MDSTPPPTARNVPPFDPELTGALAALGEEAREPFTHENLAARQARDAGARPRPTVHDLQDDGRFEVAELRVPGAPGAPDVTLVSARPAGSTGPLPLLYYMHGGGMIMGNAWSVLPQILRAWALPLELAVVSVEYRLAPGTRYPGPVEDCYAGFAWAAAHASALGIDADRVVVGGKSAGGGLAAALALLTRDRGGPAPIGQLLLCPMLDDRGDTFSSHQMAGVDLWDRTSNATAWQALLGDRYGAADLQPYAAPARATDLSRLPAAYIEVGSAETFRDEAVAYADAIWRAGGQAELHVWPGAYHGFDTFAPLAALSRDARDARTRWLRRVLGRPADS; this is translated from the coding sequence ATGGACTCGACTCCGCCGCCGACGGCCCGGAACGTACCGCCGTTCGACCCCGAACTGACAGGCGCGTTGGCCGCGTTGGGGGAGGAGGCCAGGGAGCCGTTCACGCACGAGAACCTCGCCGCCCGGCAGGCGCGGGACGCCGGGGCCCGGCCCCGGCCGACGGTCCACGACCTTCAGGACGACGGCCGTTTCGAGGTGGCGGAACTGCGGGTGCCCGGCGCGCCCGGCGCTCCGGACGTCACGCTGGTGAGCGCACGGCCCGCCGGGAGCACCGGACCGCTGCCGCTGCTCTACTACATGCACGGCGGCGGAATGATCATGGGCAACGCGTGGTCCGTGCTTCCCCAGATACTGCGGGCCTGGGCGCTCCCGCTCGAGCTGGCCGTCGTCTCCGTCGAATACCGGCTGGCGCCCGGGACGCGGTACCCCGGACCGGTGGAGGACTGTTACGCCGGATTCGCCTGGGCGGCCGCGCACGCGAGCGCGCTCGGCATCGACGCCGACCGCGTCGTCGTCGGCGGAAAGAGCGCCGGCGGCGGACTGGCCGCGGCACTCGCCCTGCTCACCCGGGACCGGGGCGGCCCGGCCCCGATCGGGCAACTGCTCCTGTGCCCGATGCTCGACGACCGGGGCGACACCTTCTCCAGCCACCAGATGGCCGGCGTCGACCTCTGGGACCGGACCTCCAACGCGACCGCGTGGCAAGCGCTGCTGGGCGACCGCTACGGCGCCGCCGACCTGCAGCCCTATGCCGCCCCGGCCCGCGCCACGGATCTGTCACGGCTGCCCGCGGCCTACATCGAGGTCGGGTCCGCCGAGACGTTCCGGGACGAGGCCGTCGCCTATGCCGACGCGATCTGGCGGGCCGGGGGCCAGGCCGAACTGCACGTGTGGCCCGGCGCCTACCACGGCTTCGACACCTTCGCACCTCTGGCGGCCCTCAGCCGGGACGCCCGCGACGCCCGCACCCGCTGGCTGCGGCGCGTCCTCGGGCGGCCCGCAGACAGCTGA
- a CDS encoding PD40 domain-containing protein: MTTRTRTIAAAIAVAASVTGTALLGASGAASAATGAAHGTLTVSNGTRYVLIGGHRVDFAVPVRDLAWSPDGAKAAFIDGSGNLDVASANGSGRVVVAKNPGDQNWSHPTWQVTAKDTQNGIPAKDNLIFAARDKGVSRLKYISAKAVHGTPKTLSLNGDPGPGGAIPQTGNVWPNAGGHYGSSVYANVDTGAVYIRDDYLRQQGSRLTQGSEPALSPNEEEVVFVRSVAGHDHVLVEDFMHRNHITDLTPHATADYTEPAWSPDGKTLAVRTPSGTVTLASDGTGHPVKVTSTTGLAAYRP, encoded by the coding sequence ATGACCACGCGAACCCGTACCATCGCCGCCGCCATCGCAGTGGCCGCTTCGGTCACCGGCACGGCGCTGCTGGGCGCCTCCGGTGCCGCCTCGGCCGCCACCGGTGCCGCGCACGGGACCCTGACCGTCAGCAACGGCACCAGGTACGTGCTGATCGGCGGGCACCGGGTGGACTTCGCGGTGCCGGTCCGGGACCTCGCCTGGTCCCCGGACGGCGCCAAGGCCGCCTTCATCGACGGCTCCGGCAACCTGGACGTGGCGAGCGCCAACGGCAGCGGCCGCGTCGTCGTCGCCAAGAACCCCGGCGACCAGAACTGGTCCCACCCGACCTGGCAGGTGACCGCGAAGGACACCCAGAACGGCATCCCCGCCAAGGACAACCTCATCTTCGCGGCCCGCGACAAGGGTGTGTCGCGGCTGAAGTACATCTCCGCCAAGGCCGTCCACGGCACGCCGAAGACGCTGTCCCTGAACGGCGACCCCGGCCCGGGCGGGGCGATCCCGCAGACCGGCAACGTGTGGCCCAACGCCGGCGGGCACTACGGCAGCTCGGTCTACGCCAACGTCGACACCGGCGCCGTCTACATCCGTGACGACTACCTGCGCCAGCAGGGCAGCAGGCTCACCCAGGGCTCCGAGCCCGCGCTGTCCCCGAACGAGGAAGAGGTCGTGTTCGTGCGCTCGGTCGCGGGTCACGACCACGTCCTGGTCGAGGACTTCATGCACCGCAACCACATCACGGACCTCACGCCGCACGCGACCGCCGACTACACCGAGCCGGCCTGGTCCCCCGACGGCAAGACCCTCGCGGTGCGCACCCCGTCCGGCACAGTGACCCTGGCGTCCGACGGCACCGGCCACCCGGTCAAGGTCACGTCGACGACGGGCCTGGCGGCCTACCGCCCCTGA
- a CDS encoding DUF885 domain-containing protein: MADMTNTPRRIADDHVAQVAALDPMTSTRLGLHPEDDRQPDLSPEGSEALADVARRTLSALDAAERDGEKRGIVFEEAERNCARLLRERLTAELVVHEAGDEFRQLRNVNSPLHKVRGIFTLMPTETDEHWAAVAGRLRNLPAALDGYRATLSEGIVRGLLCAPRQVHAVTGQLAAWTGQEADGASWFATFVAPGPDRLRPELDDAADRATAAVAGFRDWLLTTYLPAADGTPDPVGRERYLRSARWATGAALDPAEAYAWAWEEFHRTHAEMRAEADRILPGATVRETMDHLNRHGHAITGEENIRAWLQQIMDEAIDALDGTHFDISGPIRRVETCIAPPGSSGAPYYTGPSLDFGRPGRTYLPTLGQQTFPTWEIVSTWYHEGVPGHHLQTARWTAAADRLSTYQITLGAVSADKEGWALYAERLMDELGFLTDPARRLGYLDKQMLRIIRVIIDIGMHLELTIPAGSGFHPGERWTPDLATAFIAAHHGSETARRTSEIDRYLGWPGQAIGYKLGERAWLQGRDACRRRLGAGFDLRTWHTGALTLGSLGLTDLAGELASL, translated from the coding sequence ATGGCCGACATGACGAACACTCCGCGCCGGATCGCCGACGACCACGTCGCACAGGTCGCCGCCCTCGACCCGATGACCTCGACCCGGCTCGGCCTGCACCCCGAGGACGACCGGCAGCCGGATCTCTCGCCCGAGGGGTCCGAGGCGCTCGCCGACGTGGCCCGGCGCACCCTGTCCGCGCTCGACGCCGCCGAACGGGACGGCGAGAAACGCGGCATCGTGTTCGAGGAGGCCGAGCGGAACTGCGCCCGGCTGCTGCGTGAACGGCTGACCGCCGAACTCGTCGTGCACGAGGCGGGCGACGAGTTCCGCCAGCTGCGCAACGTCAACTCGCCCCTGCACAAGGTGCGCGGCATCTTCACCCTGATGCCCACCGAGACCGACGAGCACTGGGCGGCCGTGGCGGGGCGGCTGCGCAACCTGCCCGCCGCTCTGGACGGCTACCGGGCCACCCTGTCCGAGGGCATCGTCCGCGGACTGCTGTGCGCGCCCCGCCAGGTCCACGCCGTGACCGGGCAGCTCGCCGCATGGACCGGTCAAGAGGCCGACGGCGCAAGCTGGTTCGCCACCTTCGTGGCCCCCGGCCCGGACCGGCTCAGGCCTGAGCTGGACGACGCCGCCGACCGGGCGACGGCCGCCGTGGCCGGCTTCCGCGACTGGCTGCTCACCACCTACCTGCCCGCCGCGGACGGCACCCCCGACCCCGTCGGCCGCGAGCGCTACCTGCGCTCGGCCCGCTGGGCCACCGGCGCCGCCCTCGACCCGGCCGAGGCCTACGCCTGGGCCTGGGAGGAGTTCCACCGCACGCACGCCGAGATGCGGGCCGAGGCCGACCGCATCCTCCCGGGCGCCACCGTCCGGGAGACCATGGACCACCTGAACCGGCACGGTCACGCCATCACGGGCGAGGAGAACATCCGCGCCTGGCTCCAGCAGATCATGGACGAGGCGATCGACGCCCTCGACGGCACCCACTTCGACATCTCCGGCCCCATCCGCAGGGTCGAGACCTGCATCGCACCCCCGGGCAGCTCGGGTGCGCCCTACTACACCGGCCCCAGCCTCGACTTCGGCCGCCCAGGCCGCACCTACCTGCCCACCCTGGGCCAACAGACGTTTCCCACCTGGGAGATCGTCAGCACCTGGTACCACGAGGGTGTGCCGGGGCACCACTTGCAGACCGCCCGCTGGACCGCCGCCGCCGACCGCCTGAGCACCTACCAGATCACTCTCGGCGCGGTCAGCGCCGACAAGGAGGGCTGGGCCCTGTACGCGGAACGGCTGATGGACGAGCTGGGCTTCCTCACCGACCCCGCCCGCCGCCTCGGCTACCTGGACAAGCAGATGCTCCGGATCATCCGCGTGATCATCGACATCGGCATGCACCTGGAACTCACCATCCCGGCCGGCTCCGGCTTCCACCCGGGCGAACGCTGGACCCCGGACCTCGCCACCGCGTTCATTGCCGCCCACCACGGCAGCGAGACGGCGCGCCGCACCAGTGAGATCGACCGCTACCTCGGCTGGCCCGGCCAGGCCATCGGCTACAAGCTGGGTGAGCGAGCCTGGCTGCAGGGCCGCGACGCCTGCCGTCGCCGCCTCGGCGCCGGCTTCGACCTGCGCACCTGGCACACCGGGGCTCTCACCCTGGGCTCGCTCGGCCTCACCGACCTGGCGGGCGAACTCGCCTCGCTGTGA
- a CDS encoding glycoside hydrolase family 88 protein, with product MSISRRTVLAVAAGATATAASPAQAAQTSGERVPASDTRTLEAAADYAVEKLRAVAPGVSAFPIGTKFEKWVFSKDGDWVGGFWPGTLWMAYLRSGDDVFRRLALDSARRLAPRRYDTTTHDLGFLFCPSWVTAWRLTGDDTWSAGAVQAADSLIKRYNPRGRFIRAWGALDDPQNAGRVIMDTMMNLDLLAFAGRRTGDEKYLGVAVEHAKTAQRYFPRPDGSTPHVFDFDPATGAPIGPNTVQGYSPSSCWSRGQAWGIYGFTTMYRRTGHQPFLSTARRLADYATGVLTPDHVPVWDYRAPQQPHDIKDASAGAVMACGLLDLSAATGSAEYRRIALRILTALSETCLTTRSTRAEAIVARCTRNRPAEDGIEVSLPYADYYLLEGILRVLQPQDVDRAIDLSTTATATSTATEINR from the coding sequence ATGAGCATTTCCCGGCGTACCGTGCTCGCCGTGGCAGCCGGCGCCACGGCGACCGCCGCCAGTCCGGCACAGGCCGCGCAGACTTCGGGCGAGCGGGTGCCGGCCTCGGACACCCGCACGCTCGAGGCGGCGGCGGACTACGCGGTGGAGAAGCTGCGCGCCGTCGCGCCGGGAGTGAGCGCCTTTCCCATCGGCACGAAGTTCGAGAAGTGGGTCTTCTCGAAGGACGGCGACTGGGTGGGAGGGTTCTGGCCGGGGACCCTGTGGATGGCGTACCTGCGCAGCGGCGACGATGTGTTCCGCAGGCTGGCGCTGGACTCGGCCCGCAGGCTCGCTCCCCGCCGGTACGACACCACCACCCACGACCTCGGCTTCCTCTTCTGTCCGTCCTGGGTCACCGCCTGGCGGCTGACGGGTGACGACACCTGGAGCGCGGGCGCCGTGCAAGCGGCCGATTCACTGATCAAGCGCTACAACCCGCGTGGGCGCTTCATCCGGGCCTGGGGAGCGCTGGACGACCCGCAGAACGCGGGCCGGGTCATCATGGACACGATGATGAACCTCGACCTGCTGGCCTTCGCCGGCCGGCGGACGGGGGACGAGAAATACCTCGGCGTCGCCGTGGAGCACGCCAAGACCGCGCAGCGGTACTTTCCCCGCCCCGACGGCTCGACTCCCCATGTCTTCGACTTCGACCCGGCAACCGGCGCGCCGATCGGCCCGAACACCGTCCAGGGCTACAGCCCTTCCTCCTGCTGGTCGCGTGGACAGGCCTGGGGCATCTACGGATTCACCACCATGTACCGCCGGACCGGCCATCAGCCGTTCCTCTCCACGGCGCGCAGACTCGCCGACTACGCCACAGGGGTGCTGACTCCGGACCACGTGCCCGTGTGGGACTACCGCGCGCCGCAGCAGCCCCATGACATCAAGGACGCGTCGGCGGGTGCCGTGATGGCCTGCGGGCTGCTCGACCTGTCCGCCGCGACCGGCAGCGCGGAGTACCGGCGGATCGCGCTGCGCATCCTCACCGCGCTCTCGGAGACCTGCCTGACGACGAGGTCCACCCGTGCGGAGGCGATCGTCGCCCGCTGCACCCGCAACCGCCCCGCAGAGGACGGCATCGAGGTCTCCCTGCCGTACGCCGACTACTACCTGCTGGAAGGCATCCTGCGCGTGCTGCAGCCGCAGGACGTCGACCGGGCCATCGACCTGTCGACCACGGCCACCGCCACCTCCACCGCCACGGAGATCAACCGCTGA
- a CDS encoding ABC transporter ATP-binding protein, with the protein MDTLLAIRARGITKCFGEVVALEGIDLDVTQGQIHGLVGPNGAGKTTLLGLLLGLAVADSGSLEILGAPVGRAYAAPDAVAGFVDGPGLYPSLTARQNLAALAALRGADARTAGVDAALEQVGLTDVADDKTRGFSLGMRQRLGLAAALLTKPRLLVLDEPSNGLDPAGKRHVHGVLNRLAAQGTSVVLSSHRMDDLEALCSEVTILATGRVVFSGPLSKLAAENRELDYRLVTSDPQAARRLAAEAPGIRTVDGPGVEALVVRALVPDLDELVTRLVGAGIALRELAPVVSPLEAAFLALTEQQKSDGEQRKTVAEERKTVAGQRKPGAERRETDPGRRQAGAGQQEAGR; encoded by the coding sequence ATGGACACACTCCTCGCGATCCGGGCGCGTGGGATCACCAAGTGTTTCGGCGAGGTCGTCGCACTCGAAGGCATCGATCTGGATGTGACACAGGGTCAGATCCATGGCCTGGTCGGACCGAACGGCGCCGGCAAGACGACCTTGCTCGGCCTGCTGCTCGGGCTGGCCGTCGCCGACAGCGGGAGCCTGGAGATCCTCGGTGCGCCGGTCGGACGGGCGTACGCCGCTCCCGACGCAGTCGCCGGCTTCGTCGACGGGCCGGGACTCTACCCTTCGCTCACCGCGCGGCAGAATCTCGCCGCGCTGGCCGCACTCCGCGGCGCCGACGCCCGAACCGCGGGCGTCGACGCCGCACTCGAGCAGGTCGGACTCACCGACGTCGCCGACGACAAGACCCGTGGCTTCTCGCTGGGCATGCGCCAACGGCTCGGGCTCGCCGCCGCCCTGCTCACCAAGCCCCGGCTGCTCGTTCTGGACGAACCGTCCAACGGCCTCGATCCGGCCGGCAAGAGACACGTCCACGGCGTCCTCAACCGGCTCGCCGCGCAGGGCACCAGCGTCGTGCTCTCCAGCCACCGCATGGACGACCTCGAGGCGCTGTGCTCCGAAGTCACCATTCTCGCCACGGGACGGGTCGTCTTCTCCGGCCCACTGAGCAAACTGGCCGCCGAGAACCGCGAACTCGACTACCGGCTCGTCACCTCCGACCCACAGGCCGCCCGCCGACTGGCCGCCGAGGCACCCGGGATCCGGACGGTGGACGGCCCCGGAGTCGAGGCGCTCGTCGTACGGGCGCTGGTGCCCGACCTCGACGAACTGGTCACACGGCTCGTGGGCGCGGGCATCGCACTGCGCGAACTCGCCCCCGTGGTGTCCCCGCTCGAGGCCGCGTTCCTCGCCCTCACCGAACAGCAGAAGAGCGACGGCGAGCAGCGCAAGACCGTGGCCGAAGAACGGAAGACCGTGGCAGGGCAGCGGAAGCCCGGTGCCGAACGGCGGGAGACGGACCCCGGCCGGCGCCAGGCGGGCGCCGGGCAGCAGGAGGCCGGCCGATGA
- a CDS encoding biotin-dependent carboxyltransferase family protein, with protein MTATLTVVRAGALTTVQDAGRRGHAHLGVPRSGALDAPALALANRLVGNAPGAAVLETTLTGCALRPDHTVTVVVGGAPCPVTVDGRPAAWGVPVRVPAGAVLDAGGVTAGVRSYVAVAGGIAVEPVLGSRSTDLLSGLGPAQLRPGDVLPLGTAAPRTPPAHVAPWPAPPTVLPLPLRPGPRADWFTATALRTLTAATYRVSQHSNRIGLRTEGPPLDRVRTGELPSEGMMLGAVQVPPDGRPVVFLHDHPTTGGYPVIGVVPEAALAAAAQAAAGTPVRFTPG; from the coding sequence ATGACCGCCACGCTCACCGTCGTACGCGCCGGTGCCCTCACCACGGTCCAGGACGCCGGCCGGCGCGGCCACGCCCACCTGGGCGTTCCCCGCTCCGGCGCCCTCGACGCGCCCGCCCTGGCCCTGGCCAACCGGCTGGTCGGCAACGCCCCCGGCGCCGCCGTCCTGGAGACCACCCTGACCGGCTGCGCCCTGCGCCCCGACCACACGGTGACCGTCGTGGTCGGCGGCGCGCCCTGCCCGGTGACCGTCGACGGACGCCCGGCCGCCTGGGGAGTGCCCGTACGGGTACCCGCCGGTGCCGTCCTGGACGCGGGCGGTGTCACCGCCGGCGTGCGTTCCTACGTGGCCGTCGCCGGCGGCATCGCCGTCGAACCCGTCCTGGGCAGCCGCTCGACGGACCTGCTCTCCGGGCTCGGCCCGGCCCAGCTGCGCCCGGGGGACGTCCTCCCGCTGGGCACCGCCGCCCCGCGGACGCCGCCCGCCCACGTCGCCCCCTGGCCCGCGCCGCCCACCGTACTGCCCCTGCCGCTGCGGCCCGGCCCCCGAGCCGACTGGTTCACCGCCACGGCGCTGCGCACCCTCACCGCGGCGACCTACCGCGTCTCGCAGCACAGCAACCGCATCGGCCTGCGCACCGAGGGGCCACCGCTGGACCGCGTCCGCACCGGTGAACTGCCGAGCGAGGGCATGATGCTCGGCGCCGTGCAGGTGCCCCCCGACGGGCGCCCGGTGGTGTTCCTGCACGACCACCCGACCACGGGCGGCTACCCGGTGATCGGCGTCGTCCCGGAAGCCGCCCTGGCCGCCGCCGCCCAGGCCGCGGCGGGGACACCGGTCCGCTTCACCCCGGGCTGA
- a CDS encoding enoyl-CoA hydratase/isomerase family protein produces MTGTTGTGLPHSGEPVLFHTAGRAAHITLNRPKALNALNHEMVRRIDAALTAWEHDPAVETVVITGAGERGLCAGGDIRAVHDDARDGDGTASAAFWRDEYHLNARIAQYPKPYVAVMDGIVMGGGVGLSAHGSVRIVTERSRIAMPETGIGFVPDVGGTHLLGLAPGELGTHLALTGAQIGAGDALLCGLADHYVPSAALRDLVDDLAAISVHDALARHVQPPPQGELAERREWIDLCYGTGTVEEILRRLLAHGDPGAKEAAETLLAKSPTALKVTLASMRRARRLGVLERVLDQEFRVSCAALSTPDLVEGIRAQVIDKDRSPSWSPAALAEVSDADVDRFFAPLGDRELGLAGPNGNNSRTSRAVRDK; encoded by the coding sequence ATGACCGGCACCACGGGAACCGGTCTGCCGCACTCCGGCGAACCGGTCCTGTTCCACACCGCCGGCCGGGCCGCCCACATCACCCTGAACCGGCCCAAGGCCCTCAACGCCCTCAACCACGAGATGGTGCGCCGCATCGACGCGGCGCTGACCGCCTGGGAACACGACCCGGCGGTGGAGACCGTGGTCATCACCGGCGCGGGGGAGCGCGGCCTGTGCGCGGGCGGCGACATCCGCGCCGTCCACGACGACGCGCGCGACGGGGACGGCACCGCCTCGGCCGCGTTCTGGCGTGACGAGTACCACCTCAACGCCCGCATCGCCCAGTATCCCAAGCCGTACGTCGCCGTGATGGACGGCATCGTGATGGGCGGTGGGGTCGGCCTCTCCGCGCACGGCAGCGTCCGGATCGTCACCGAGCGGTCACGGATCGCCATGCCGGAGACCGGCATCGGATTCGTCCCCGACGTGGGCGGCACCCACCTCCTCGGGCTGGCACCCGGTGAGCTGGGCACCCACCTCGCCCTGACCGGCGCGCAGATCGGCGCCGGTGACGCCCTGCTGTGCGGGCTCGCCGACCACTACGTACCCTCCGCCGCACTCCGGGACCTCGTGGACGACCTCGCGGCCATCTCCGTGCACGACGCCCTCGCACGTCACGTACAGCCGCCGCCGCAGGGGGAGCTGGCCGAGCGGCGGGAGTGGATCGACCTGTGCTACGGGACCGGCACGGTCGAGGAGATCCTCCGCCGGCTGCTCGCTCACGGCGACCCGGGCGCGAAGGAGGCGGCCGAGACCCTGCTCGCCAAGTCGCCCACCGCCCTGAAGGTCACCCTGGCTTCGATGCGCCGCGCCCGGCGCCTCGGCGTGCTGGAGCGGGTGCTCGACCAGGAGTTCCGCGTCTCCTGCGCCGCCCTGAGCACCCCCGACCTGGTGGAGGGCATCCGCGCCCAGGTCATCGACAAGGACCGCAGTCCGAGCTGGTCTCCGGCGGCCCTCGCCGAGGTCTCCGACGCCGATGTGGACCGCTTCTTCGCCCCGCTCGGCGACCGCGAACTGGGGCTCGCCGGGCCGAACGGGAACAATTCCCGCACGTCGCGCGCTGTTCGTGACAAGTGA